One window of the Marinilactibacillus sp. Marseille-P9653 genome contains the following:
- a CDS encoding peptidoglycan DD-metalloendopeptidase family protein: protein MKRNWLAASVTALLLLNTNVLFTHSVFAESSLDELQKEKESIEERATEVEGTIDEQDATLSELDQQRASLENDIQNLQISIGELSIGLEEQSAILEETTIQIENLQDEVIVLNHAIEKRNQKLDTQARATQTEWNAGNIIHTIVASENLAEVIGRLNIVNTLVSANQMMLADQVRDQQAVVKAEAQMQFEKEEVTHILYEMERTRAELSSQQTKLDRQINQVVELYQMTTEEKETFVQEQYALALQSADVDGEINAETERIRVEEKLAEEKRLEEERVAAQLLAEKQAEEQLAAEAEAQEQRTQEALARQEAQEKAEQEKTSEKSKVQAQSVDLENEKDTQVKPSTSTNPSLATAEESQQNVELEQKNETKPKQKTEVDPKPEVRPKPEPVIEEKEDVRPSPISSFQLIKPASGYISSGYGVRIHPVTGTRTQHNGIDIAGSGAIIAAASGTVSISSYSSSYGYYIKINHGNGIETLYAHLQPNLLVSAGQTVQQGQRIGTMGTTGVSTGVHLHFEVRVNGQFTNPATYIGL from the coding sequence TTGAAAAGAAACTGGCTAGCAGCTTCAGTAACTGCGCTCTTATTATTGAATACCAATGTATTATTCACACACTCGGTATTTGCCGAAAGTTCATTGGATGAACTACAGAAAGAAAAAGAGTCGATAGAAGAGCGAGCAACTGAGGTAGAAGGTACGATAGACGAACAAGATGCAACGTTAAGTGAGCTGGATCAACAAAGAGCAAGCCTGGAAAACGACATACAAAACCTTCAAATCAGTATAGGCGAACTGTCTATAGGGCTTGAAGAACAAAGCGCCATTTTAGAAGAGACAACTATTCAAATCGAGAATCTTCAGGATGAAGTGATTGTACTCAATCATGCAATCGAAAAAAGAAATCAGAAATTAGATACGCAAGCACGCGCTACTCAAACAGAATGGAACGCAGGGAATATCATACATACGATTGTAGCTTCTGAAAATCTTGCAGAAGTAATTGGACGTTTGAATATTGTAAATACACTGGTTTCTGCAAACCAAATGATGCTTGCTGATCAAGTTAGAGACCAGCAAGCAGTTGTCAAAGCAGAAGCACAGATGCAATTCGAAAAAGAAGAAGTGACTCACATACTCTATGAGATGGAACGGACAAGAGCTGAGCTTTCTTCACAACAAACAAAGCTTGATCGTCAAATCAACCAAGTTGTGGAACTGTATCAGATGACTACTGAAGAAAAAGAAACCTTTGTACAAGAGCAGTATGCACTTGCACTTCAATCAGCGGATGTTGATGGGGAAATCAATGCGGAAACAGAAAGAATACGTGTTGAAGAGAAATTAGCAGAAGAGAAAAGACTTGAAGAAGAACGCGTTGCGGCACAACTACTTGCAGAAAAGCAGGCTGAAGAGCAACTAGCAGCAGAAGCTGAAGCACAAGAGCAAAGAACGCAAGAAGCATTAGCAAGACAAGAAGCGCAAGAGAAAGCAGAACAAGAAAAAACATCAGAAAAATCTAAGGTACAAGCGCAATCAGTTGATTTAGAAAACGAAAAAGATACTCAAGTTAAGCCGAGTACTTCTACGAATCCATCACTAGCAACAGCGGAAGAAAGTCAGCAAAACGTAGAACTTGAGCAAAAAAATGAAACAAAACCGAAGCAAAAAACAGAGGTAGACCCTAAGCCGGAAGTGAGACCTAAACCAGAGCCCGTTATTGAAGAAAAAGAAGACGTTAGACCATCGCCGATTTCTTCTTTTCAATTGATCAAACCGGCTAGTGGCTACATTTCTTCTGGGTATGGTGTTAGAATCCACCCAGTCACTGGAACCCGCACGCAGCATAACGGAATAGATATTGCGGGGAGTGGTGCGATTATAGCGGCTGCTAGCGGAACGGTCAGCATTTCAAGCTACAGTTCTAGCTATGGTTACTATATCAAGATTAATCACGGTAATGGAATTGAAACCCTTTATGCACATTTACAACCCAATTTACTGGTTTCAGCAGGACAAACGGTTCAGCAAGGTCAACGAATTGGAACAATGGGAACGACGGGTGTTTCAACCGGCGTTCACTTACATTTTGAAGTTCGTGTAAACGGACAGTTCACTAATCCAGCAACATACATTGGATTATAG
- a CDS encoding threonine/serine exporter family protein translates to MITQYLTYFLAAFVATIGFGILYNVPKRTIITSSLAGATGWIVYYFLSFQINLDLFVGAGVAAFLVANCSQWFARYYRMPVIVFAIPGIIPLVPGGSAYNMMRAFIEGHSDMAFMYATETFLVSGAIALGLSVNSGLLQVLSSKKLGKRDKRYLP, encoded by the coding sequence ATGATTACACAGTATCTCACTTATTTTCTTGCTGCTTTTGTTGCTACAATTGGTTTTGGTATTTTATATAATGTTCCTAAAAGAACCATTATTACTTCTAGTTTAGCTGGAGCAACGGGCTGGATTGTCTATTACTTTCTATCTTTTCAAATCAATCTGGATCTTTTTGTCGGCGCTGGAGTCGCTGCTTTTCTTGTAGCGAACTGTAGTCAGTGGTTTGCTCGTTACTACCGTATGCCTGTAATCGTCTTTGCAATCCCTGGCATTATTCCTCTCGTTCCTGGAGGTTCTGCTTACAATATGATGCGGGCATTTATAGAAGGCCACTCTGATATGGCCTTTATGTATGCAACTGAAACCTTTCTAGTTTCTGGCGCAATCGCGCTCGGGCTATCTGTGAATAGTGGTTTACTTCAAGTTCTTTCCTCTAAAAAGTTGGGCAAACGAGATAAACGCTATTTACCTTAA
- a CDS encoding threonine/serine exporter family protein, whose protein sequence is MESYPVADILDVCVEAGQVMLENGAETYRVEDTLYRIAKTYDLVYINVFVVPTALILTVQGKDKQDHTELLRVNERQTNLEKVAKVNELSRNLTQTLFSPDEVKEKLREIKQTPRNFNQWQRNLAIACACGCFPLLFEGTYEDMLPSFVAGGLGHVLFDIVNRWTNVSFFAEMVAAFFIGLCAVFFTSLGIGNDINTIIIGSVMCLVPGMAITNSFRDLMAGHLLAGVAVVAKALLTAGAIGIGIAMVLTFL, encoded by the coding sequence TTGGAAAGTTATCCAGTAGCGGATATTCTGGACGTTTGTGTTGAAGCAGGACAGGTTATGCTCGAAAATGGTGCAGAGACGTATCGAGTAGAAGACACATTGTATCGAATTGCAAAAACCTATGACCTGGTTTACATCAATGTCTTTGTTGTACCAACCGCTTTGATTTTAACGGTTCAAGGAAAAGATAAACAAGACCATACTGAATTACTGCGGGTGAATGAGCGACAAACAAACCTTGAAAAAGTGGCCAAAGTGAATGAACTATCTCGAAACCTCACTCAAACCCTCTTTTCTCCGGACGAAGTAAAAGAAAAACTTCGTGAAATCAAGCAAACGCCTAGAAATTTCAATCAGTGGCAGAGAAATCTAGCGATTGCCTGCGCTTGCGGCTGTTTTCCTTTATTATTTGAAGGAACGTACGAAGATATGCTACCTTCCTTTGTCGCTGGAGGGCTTGGTCACGTTCTCTTTGATATCGTCAACCGTTGGACAAATGTTAGTTTCTTTGCAGAGATGGTCGCTGCTTTCTTTATAGGGCTATGTGCTGTTTTCTTTACTTCTTTGGGTATAGGCAATGACATCAATACCATCATTATCGGTAGTGTGATGTGCCTTGTTCCAGGTATGGCCATCACCAATAGTTTCCGTGATCTGATGGCGGGACATCTGCTAGCTGGGGTCGCTGTGGTGGCAAAAGCTTTACTAACAGCAGGTGCGATTGGAATTGGAATCGCTATGGTTCTGACCTTCCTATAA
- a CDS encoding D-serine ammonia-lyase, whose amino-acid sequence MVEGQVGEFTEQSPLIKEISAGKEVFWENPAYLKAEEANRHTKYSMKDIEDVEARLQRFASYIQIAFPETQKMEGIIESELMEIPSMRNWLNEVNEETIQGKLWLKRDDLLPISGTIKARGAIYEVLKHAETIALEQGMLNSIEEDYAIFASDEFKAFFAQHHIAVGTTGNLGISVGTMGSKLGFNVTVHMSVEAKQWKKDYLRSKGVKVIEHDTNFSKAVEQGREESNANPNSYFVDDEHSEELFLGYTVGGYRMKKQLDKKGIKVDENHPLFVYLPCGIGGSPSGITFGMKQAFGDHVHCIFAEPTKMPSMLVGLDSRLYDEISVEEIGLGGLTVADGLAVPRTSGLVAKLMHNYFSAGYSIKDDIFRQLLFNLYDKETIFLEPAAVAGLVGPQRLLGSEAGKHYIQRHHLTNKLSQATHIAWATGGSMVPEENKKTFLKEGQSVSEQLI is encoded by the coding sequence ATGGTAGAAGGACAGGTAGGGGAATTTACAGAACAAAGTCCTTTAATTAAAGAAATATCTGCAGGAAAAGAAGTTTTTTGGGAGAATCCTGCATACTTGAAAGCTGAAGAAGCAAATAGACACACAAAATATTCAATGAAAGATATAGAAGACGTAGAAGCCAGACTTCAAAGATTTGCGTCATACATTCAAATCGCTTTTCCTGAAACACAAAAAATGGAAGGTATCATTGAATCCGAATTAATGGAAATACCATCTATGAGAAATTGGTTGAACGAAGTGAATGAAGAAACCATTCAAGGGAAATTATGGTTAAAACGTGATGATCTCCTGCCCATTTCTGGGACAATCAAAGCCAGAGGTGCGATTTATGAAGTGCTGAAACATGCAGAAACCATCGCACTAGAACAAGGCATGTTAAATAGCATCGAAGAAGATTACGCTATTTTCGCTAGTGATGAGTTCAAGGCATTTTTTGCTCAGCATCACATCGCAGTAGGGACAACAGGAAATCTCGGTATTAGCGTAGGGACGATGGGAAGTAAATTGGGCTTCAACGTAACTGTCCATATGTCTGTAGAAGCGAAGCAATGGAAGAAAGACTACTTACGTTCAAAAGGTGTAAAAGTTATTGAACATGATACGAATTTTTCTAAAGCTGTTGAACAGGGAAGAGAAGAATCTAACGCGAATCCAAACAGTTACTTTGTAGATGATGAACACTCAGAAGAGTTGTTCCTCGGTTATACGGTTGGTGGATACCGTATGAAAAAGCAGCTAGATAAAAAGGGAATCAAGGTCGACGAAAATCATCCATTGTTTGTTTACTTGCCATGCGGAATCGGGGGTTCTCCAAGTGGGATTACATTTGGAATGAAACAAGCTTTTGGAGATCATGTACATTGTATTTTCGCAGAACCGACCAAAATGCCGAGCATGCTAGTCGGTCTGGATTCAAGACTATACGATGAAATTTCAGTTGAAGAAATTGGACTAGGTGGACTAACGGTTGCAGACGGGCTAGCCGTTCCGAGAACTTCAGGTTTGGTCGCTAAACTAATGCATAATTATTTCAGTGCAGGCTATAGCATAAAAGATGATATTTTTCGTCAGTTGTTATTTAATTTATATGACAAAGAAACGATATTCCTTGAGCCGGCAGCCGTTGCAGGACTAGTAGGTCCTCAAAGATTACTAGGATCAGAAGCAGGGAAACATTATATTCAGCGTCATCACTTAACAAATAAACTGTCTCAAGCTACACATATCGCTTGGGCAACTGGTGGGTCCATGGTGCCTGAAGAGAATAAAAAGACTTTCTTAAAAGAAGGTCAATCCGTCAGTGAACAACTGATTTAA
- a CDS encoding undecaprenyl diphosphate synthase family protein, protein MKTFKRMPKHIGVIPDGNRRWAVGQGLQKTDGYPHGIGPGLELYEACLELGVEEMTFYGFTMDNVKRPSLQTKAFQKACVDSVNELKKRDADLLVLGNTDSKVFPKELLPYAMNRTQFGEGKMKVNFLVNYGWNWDLNYALNHEETEKTGDLIDNIASKDVSRMDMVLRWGGRRRLSGFLPIQSVYSDIFVIDEYWPDYKNQHLYDALDWYQKTDVTLGG, encoded by the coding sequence ATGAAAACATTTAAACGTATGCCAAAACACATTGGCGTTATTCCAGATGGAAATCGTCGTTGGGCGGTCGGACAAGGTTTGCAGAAAACAGATGGCTATCCGCATGGAATTGGACCAGGGTTAGAATTGTATGAAGCGTGTCTGGAATTAGGTGTGGAGGAAATGACTTTTTATGGTTTCACAATGGATAACGTAAAAAGACCTTCTCTTCAAACGAAAGCTTTCCAGAAAGCATGCGTGGATTCTGTAAATGAACTGAAAAAACGTGATGCCGATTTACTGGTACTGGGTAATACAGACTCGAAGGTTTTTCCAAAGGAATTACTTCCGTATGCTATGAACCGTACACAATTTGGTGAAGGTAAAATGAAAGTAAACTTTTTAGTGAATTATGGATGGAACTGGGATCTGAATTATGCTCTAAATCATGAGGAAACAGAAAAAACAGGTGATTTGATTGACAATATTGCTTCTAAAGATGTTTCTCGTATGGATATGGTCTTAAGATGGGGCGGTCGCCGAAGACTGAGTGGGTTTTTACCTATCCAATCTGTCTATTCTGATATTTTTGTAATCGATGAATACTGGCCAGATTATAAGAATCAGCATTTATATGATGCACTTGATTGGTATCAGAAAACTGATGTTACGTTA